The DNA region GCGGCTGGGCTTTGGGCTGCCGCATTGATGGCGGTCAGACGGAATTTGTGCGGGTGCCTTTTGCAGATCAGGGTCTGAACAAGATTCCTGATTCCGTCAGCGACGAACAGGCACTTTTTGTAGGCGATGTGCTGGCTACAGGTTTCTGGGCCGCCCGCATTTCTGAAATCAAGACCGAGGATACGGTGCTAATCATTGGCGCTGGCCCCACGGGCATTTGCACGCTGCTTTGCGTGATGCTGAAGAATCCGGCGAAGATTATCGTTTGCGAAAAGGATGAAATGCGTCGCGAATTTGTGCGCAAGCATTATCCCCAGGTGATTGTGACTACGCCGGAGGAATGTGACGCGGTGGTGCAAAGGGAAAGCGCCCATGGCGGTGCCGACGTTGTGCTGGAAGTGGCAGGCACCGAAGAGACTTTCCGCATGGCCTGGGAATGCGCAAGACCCAACGCCATCGTGACGGTGGTGGCCCTTTACAATAAGCCCATGGCTTTACCGCTGCCGGAAATGTACGGCAAGAATCTCACGTTCAAGACCGGTGGCGTTGACGGTTGCGACTGTGCCGAAATCCTTTCCCTCATAGAACAGGGGAAAATCGACACAACTCCGCTAATTACCCACAAGTTCCCTCTGGCAGAAATCGAGGAAGCCTACCGCATTTTCGAAAACAAGCTGGACGGCGTGATTAAGGTTGCTATTTGCAGCTAAAATTTATTGTATATTGAAAAC from Fibrobacter sp. includes:
- a CDS encoding alcohol dehydrogenase, with the protein product MKAYVYKEHKKFELVEKPKPELQGPRDAIVRVTMGSICTSDLHIKHGSVPRAVPGITVGHEMVGVVESVGDDVKNVKAGDRVTVNVETFCGECFFCKNGFVNNCIDKNGGWALGCRIDGGQTEFVRVPFADQGLNKIPDSVSDEQALFVGDVLATGFWAARISEIKTEDTVLIIGAGPTGICTLLCVMLKNPAKIIVCEKDEMRREFVRKHYPQVIVTTPEECDAVVQRESAHGGADVVLEVAGTEETFRMAWECARPNAIVTVVALYNKPMALPLPEMYGKNLTFKTGGVDGCDCAEILSLIEQGKIDTTPLITHKFPLAEIEEAYRIFENKLDGVIKVAICS